A single genomic interval of Daucus carota subsp. sativus chromosome 1, DH1 v3.0, whole genome shotgun sequence harbors:
- the LOC108196838 gene encoding uncharacterized protein LOC108196838 has protein sequence MAGIVKEILAKPIQLADQIIKLSDDSTSYFRQDCSELKSKTEKLAALLRQAARASNDLYERPTRRIIDDTEQVLEKALAIIQKCRANGVIKRVFTIIPAAAFRKMGNQLENSIGDVSWLLRVSASSRDDEYLGLPPIAANEPILCLIWEQIANLYSGTLDDRSDAAASLVSLARDNDRYGKLIIEEGGVVPLLKLLKEGKLEGQENAAMAIGLLGRDHESVEYMIHAGVCSVFAKILKDAPMKVQAVVAWAVSELVEHHPKCQDLFAQHNIIRLLVGHLAFETVQEHSKYAITSNKTNSIHAAAVVLASKSNEKSVGGNKPVDYDDEKNGLVRHPAGNKHPNQMHSVVTNTMAINFQSKPKNSNVTNHHHLQHQQNVLLGGASIKGREMEDHVTKAYMKKMAARALWQLAKGNSSICRSITESRALLCFAVLLEKGPEDVKYNSAMALMEITAVAETDSDLRRSAFKPNTPACKAVVDQLYVIIKKADSDLLVPCINAIGNLARTFKATETRMIGPLVKLLDDGEAEITKAASIALTKFACTDNYLHINHCKAIISAGGAKHLVQLVYFGEQIVQASAVSLLCYIALHVPDSEELAQAEVLTVLVWASKQPFLQHEAVATLLEEANSKLELYQSRNARH, from the coding sequence ATGGCTGGAATTGTGAAAGAAATTCTGGCTAAACCCATCCAACTCGCCGACCAAATCATCAAACTCTCCGACGACTCCACTTCCTACTTCCGTCAAGACTGCTCCGAGCTCAAATCCAAGACCGAAAAACTCGCCGCCCTCCTCCGCCAAGCCGCCCGCGCAAGCAACGACCTCTACGAGCGCCCCACGCGCCGCATCATCGACGACACCGAGCAAGTCCTCGAAAAAGCCCTCGCGATCATCCAGAAATGCCGCGCCAACGGAGTGATCAAGCGCGTGTTCACCATCATCCCCGCCGCCGCGTTCCGCAAGATGGGGAACCAGCTCGAAAACTCGATAGGCGACGTGTCGTGGCTGCTACGCGTCTCCGCCTCGAGTCGGGATGACGAGTATCTCGGCCTGCCGCCCATCGCGGCCAACGAGCCGATACTCTGTTTAATCTGGGAGCAGATCGCGAATTTGTACAGCGGCACCTTGGATGATCGCTCTGATGCGGCGGCCTCACTCGTATCGCTGGCCCGAGATAATGACCGATACGGCAAGCTCATTATCGAAGAAGGCGGCGTGGTGCCTTTGTTGAAATTACTTAAAGAAGGGAAGCTCGAGGGACAAGAAAATGCTGCGATGGCGATCGGGCTATTAGGCCGCGATCACGAGAGCGTGGAGTATATGATTCACGCAGGCGTGTGTTCAGTTTTCGCGAAAATACTCAAGGATGCTCCTATGAAGGTTCAAGCTGTTGTGGCTTGGGCTGTTTCGGAGTTAGTTGAGCATCATCCGAAATGTCAGGATTTGTTTGCTCAGCATAACATAATTCGGTTGCTTGTTGGTCATTTGGCGTTTGAGACGGTTCAGGAGCATAGTAAATACGCGATTACAAGTAACAAGACTAATTCCATTCATGCTGCTGCGGTTGTTTTGGCTAGtaagagtaatgagaagagtgTTGGTGGTAATAAGCCTGTTGATTATGATGATGAGAAGAATGGTTTGGTTAGGCATCCCGCGGGGAATAAGCATCCTAATCAGATGCATAGTGTTGTCACCAATACGATGGCtattaattttcagagtaagcCTAAGAATAGTAATGTGACGAATCATCATCATTTGCAGCATCAGCAGAATGTTTTGTTAGGTGGCGCGAGTATTAAGGGGAGGGAAATGGAAGATCATGTTACAAAGGCTTATATGAAGAAAATGGCAGCACGCGCCCTTTGGCAACTGGCCAAGGGAAATTCATCTATTTGTCGTAGTATTACTGAGTCTAGAGCGCTTTTGTGTTTTGCGGTGTTGTTAGAGAAAGGACCGGAAGATGTTAAGTATAATTCTGCCATGGCGTTGATGGAGATCACAGCAGTAGCAGAGACGGATTCTGATTTGAGAAGATCAGCGTTTAAGCCTAATACCCCGGCTTGTAAAGCAGTTGTTGATCAATTATACGTGATCATCAAGAAAGCGGATTCTGATTTGCTTGTTCCCTGTATTAATGCAATTGGAAATTTGGCTAGGACTTTCAAAGCAACAGAGACACGGATGATAGGTCCATTAGTAAAGTTACTTGATGACGGAGAAGCTGAGATTACTAAAGCCGCCTCCATTGCTCTGACGAAGTTTGCTTGTACTGACAACTATCTCCATATCAATCACTGTAAAGCAATAATCAGTGCTGGAGGGGCAAAGCATCTGGTCCAGCTCGTGTATTTTGGGGAACAAATTGTTCAGGCTTCAGCTGTGAGTCTCTTGTGCTACATTGCGCTTCATGTACCAGATAGCGAAGAACTTGCTCAAGCCGAGGTGCTCACCGTGCTTGTTTGGGCGTCGAAGCAGCCATTCTTGCAGCATGAAGCGGTGGCTACATTGTTGGAAGAAGCGAATAGTAAATTGGAGCTGTACCAGTCTAGAAATGCAAGGCATTGA